AATACACACTTAAAATTACAATAAACAAAGACAATACCGAAACAACATTAGGCCCTGTTTCATTTTCCGTGGACAAATGCGTAACACCATTATCCGGGGATGTCCATGGCCCGTCTAAAATCACAGCCGTGGATAGATCAGGCATATGCTGTTCAGGCACACAGGAACCCGCGATTATCCTGAACAATTACGGGAACGGCAAGTCAATAGCCTGGACATTCGACCTTGTTGAATCAGGCAGCGACACGACATTCAGCAAAATAAAAGAATTGATAATAAAAAGCATAAATTGGACGACACCCGGAGAAACGCCAATATACCCGATGGCTACACTTCCGATAAATATAGATGTCCTGAACAAAGGCAAGAGCGTGGATTTAAAAATAAATGAAACAGTGCCGGCAGACCTTCTAATTTCAGACGTCCTGAACGCCGGGATAAAAACCAATAATGAAATAACCTGGCAGTTTAACCTTCTTGAAAATACGGCAAAAGATTTGAAATATTACCTTTCAATGCCTGACAATACATTGCAGTGGACATTATTGACAGAAATAAATTATCTCGATTACGACAGCACGTCCTCCTCGGCGGACAGGTGGAAATTTTACAATAATTATATATTGAATACCGCAAACAGCCGGACTATGATAGAATTAATACAGGAAATAATAGACGAACTGAACGGCATGAATTTAAGTCCTTCCGACAGGGAGAAGGCAGACACTATAATAGAAAAATTGGAAAAAATAAGGCTCAGGAACGCGGATACAAAGAAAGAATTTGAGAAAAACATAGAAGATACTTTGAAGGCAGTTGATAAACTGACCGAGATGACCGGCACGGACATTACTCCGCTTAGATTGAAACTGGATGTGCTTATGAGGATCAACGAAATAAGATGGAGCAGAATATAGCGAAAATGATTAAGAATGATTAAGGCAATTGCTATTTGCAGATTTAATAAATATATGATAATATATTACATTTATAATCCATAAAATCAGGAGATAACATGAGTTATGATATTTTAATCATCGGGGGCGGACCGGGCGGGTATGTTTCTGCCATACGCGCGGCACAGCTTGGCGCAAAAGTATGCGTTGTGGAAAAAGATAAAGTCGGGGGTACGTGCCTTAACCGGGGCTGTATCCCGACAAAGTCAATTTTATCCAGCGTTAAACTTTTATCACAGATAAAAGAAGCCGCGGAGTTTGGCATAAAAGTTGAAAAATATGAGCATAATTGCAAAGCGATTGTTGACAGGAAGAATACAATAGTTGAAAAATCCGTCCAGGGGATTGAATTTCTATTTAAGAGCTACGGTGTGGACCTCATAAGAGGCGAGGGAATAATAAAAACAAAAAATATTGTTTCAGTTAAAAACCAGGACGGTGTTAAAGAAATAGAAACAAAAAATATAATAATCGCCACAGGGTCAGAACCGGCGCAGATACCAATATTTCAGATTGACGGGAAAAAAGTTATTACAAGTACGGAGGCATTAAACCTTTCGGAATTGCCGGAAAGTATTTTGATAATAGGAGGCGGGGTAATAGGGTGCGAGTTTGCTACGATTTTTAATGAACTTGGAGTTAAAATAACAATAGTTGAAATGATGCCGAACATCATACCCACCGAAGATGTGCAGATTGCAAGACGCCTGCAGGGAATTCTGAAAAAACGCGGTATAAACATAAACACCAACAGCAAGATAATATCGCTGGTGAAAAGCGGGAATAAGGTAACAATTGAATTGGAATCCAGGGAAAAATTTGAAAGCGATATGGTCCTTGTGTCTATCGGGAGAAGCATAAATTCCAAAAATATAGGCCTGGAAAATATAGGGGTCCAGACCGGGCAGAGGGGAGAAATAATTGTGAATGATTATATGGAAACAAATGTGCCCGGGGTTTATGCGATTGGCGATGTTACGGCAAAAGTTATGCTCGCGCATGTAGCGTCCGCCCAGGGACGCCAGGCAGTAGAAAATATTCTGCATGAAAAGAGGCCCATGGATTACAGTATAATTCCAAGCTGTATTTTCACTCACCCGGAAATAGGGTCTGTCGGGTTAACGGAAACCAGGGCTAAGGATAAAGGTATTGATGTTACGACCGGCACCTTTCAATTCGCGGGGCTTGGAAAAGCGCAGGCAATGGGGGAAACAGAAGGTATAGCAAGATTAGTTGTGGAGAAAAATACGGACAGGGTCATAGGGGGGCAGATAATCGGCCCTGATGCGACAAGCCTTATTGCCGAAGTGGCGCTGGGAATAAGATTAAAGGCCACATCAAAAGACATAGGCGAAACGATACACGCGCATCCCACACTGCCTGAAGCGGTGATGGAGGCCGCGGAAGATGTCCATGGTTTATCGTGCCATTTGGCCAAAAAAAGAAAAGCTGATAAATAAAAAAAGAAAGCATGGAGCCTGTATTTTATGTTGAAACTTCCCGGGTGGATAAAGAAGGACATTCCCCGTAAAAGAATATTGTTAAACGCGGAATCCGGCGGGACTTACAGCATTTTAAAAAATTATAAATTAAATACGGTTTGCCAGGAAGCAAAATGTCCTAATATATACGGATGTTTTAATAAAAAGACCGCTACTTTTATGATTTTAGGCAGCAGGTGCACGAGGTCGTGTAAATTTTGCGGTGTTGAAAAAGGCCGTGTATCAAAAATAGATGAAGATGAACCTTTAAGGATTGTTGAAGCGGCAAAAAAATTAGATCTTAAATACGTGGTAATCACATCAGTGACAAGGGATGATTTGCCTGACGGCGGCGCGCGGCAATTCGCAAAAGTAATAAAATTGATCCGGGAGGAATTATCCGGTGTAAGGGTTGAAGTGCTTGTCCCTGATTTTTCAGGGGACAATAATTCGATAGATATTCTTATTGACGAGGGACCTGATGTTTTTAACCATAATATTGAAACTGTTCCGCGTTTATATGAAATAATACGTCCGGGAGCGGATTATTACAGGTCTTTAGCGATTTTAAAATATGTTAAAAAAAATAAAAAAAATATTTATACAAAATCAGGTTTAATGCTCGGACTCGGAGAGAAAAAAGGAGAGGTAATAGCAGTCTTGAATGACCTGAAAAAGAATAAATGTGATTTTATAACAATCGGCCAGTATTTTAAGCCCGGGAGAAAAAATATTGATGTATCTGAATATATAACAAAAGACAAATTTGTTGAATTTGAAAATATCGCAAAAGATATGGGTTTCCTGGGAGTATTTTCAGGAACGTGGGTGAGAAGCTCATTTCACGCGGAAGAGATGATGAACATAGGGGCGCGGTTCATGAACCCGCCCTGAAGACGGGCAATTCGTGAATTGTCCCTGCATTTAATTAGAGGAGAATATATGTCAGTACTTGTAGTCGGTTCAGTGGCAATGGATACGATTGAAACGCCATTCGGCAAGGTTAGTAACGCGTTAGGCGGTTCCGCGGTTTACTCGTCCTTTTCCGCGTCATTTTTTTCCCCTGTAAAAATGGTGGCGGTAATCGGAAATGATTTTCCAAAAGAATACAAAGATATACTTAGAGAAAAGGAAATTGACCTCCAGGGATTGCAGGAAGAAGAAGGAAAAACATTTCACTGGGAGGGTTTTTATGATTATGATTTGAACACAGCGCATACAATAAGCACGGAATTGAATGTCTTTGAGAATTTTGAGCCCGTCATTCCTGAATTTTATAAAAATACTCCTTATGTTTTTCTGGCAAATATTGATCCTGAACTGCAGTTAAAAGTATTGAATTCAATTAAACACCCGAAACTTGTAGTAGGTGATACAATGAATTTCTGGATTGATAAAAAGAGAGACGCCCTCCTGGAAACTTTGAAAAAAATTGATATTTTAATTGTTAACGATGCTGAAGCGAGAGATTTATCTGATGAATCGAACCTGATAAAGGCGGCAAAAAAGATTAGGTCGTTTGGGCCTAAAAGCTTAATTATAAAAAAAGGAGAACACGGCGCCCTGCTTTTCAGCAATGACAGTATTTTTTCCGCTCCCGCGTTTCCGCTGGAATCTATTTATGATCCTACCGGCGCGGGGGACACATTTGCCGGCGGCTTTATCGGGTATTTGGCAAGAACGGGTGATTTAAGTGACGATAATATGCGCCGCGCTGTGATAAAAGGAAGCACGATGGCATCGTTTTGCGTGGAGAATTTTACATTAAACCG
This genomic window from bacterium contains:
- the lpdA gene encoding dihydrolipoyl dehydrogenase, coding for MSYDILIIGGGPGGYVSAIRAAQLGAKVCVVEKDKVGGTCLNRGCIPTKSILSSVKLLSQIKEAAEFGIKVEKYEHNCKAIVDRKNTIVEKSVQGIEFLFKSYGVDLIRGEGIIKTKNIVSVKNQDGVKEIETKNIIIATGSEPAQIPIFQIDGKKVITSTEALNLSELPESILIIGGGVIGCEFATIFNELGVKITIVEMMPNIIPTEDVQIARRLQGILKKRGININTNSKIISLVKSGNKVTIELESREKFESDMVLVSIGRSINSKNIGLENIGVQTGQRGEIIVNDYMETNVPGVYAIGDVTAKVMLAHVASAQGRQAVENILHEKRPMDYSIIPSCIFTHPEIGSVGLTETRAKDKGIDVTTGTFQFAGLGKAQAMGETEGIARLVVEKNTDRVIGGQIIGPDATSLIAEVALGIRLKATSKDIGETIHAHPTLPEAVMEAAEDVHGLSCHLAKKRKADK
- the lipA gene encoding lipoyl synthase; amino-acid sequence: MLKLPGWIKKDIPRKRILLNAESGGTYSILKNYKLNTVCQEAKCPNIYGCFNKKTATFMILGSRCTRSCKFCGVEKGRVSKIDEDEPLRIVEAAKKLDLKYVVITSVTRDDLPDGGARQFAKVIKLIREELSGVRVEVLVPDFSGDNNSIDILIDEGPDVFNHNIETVPRLYEIIRPGADYYRSLAILKYVKKNKKNIYTKSGLMLGLGEKKGEVIAVLNDLKKNKCDFITIGQYFKPGRKNIDVSEYITKDKFVEFENIAKDMGFLGVFSGTWVRSSFHAEEMMNIGARFMNPP
- a CDS encoding PfkB family carbohydrate kinase, with amino-acid sequence MSVLVVGSVAMDTIETPFGKVSNALGGSAVYSSFSASFFSPVKMVAVIGNDFPKEYKDILREKEIDLQGLQEEEGKTFHWEGFYDYDLNTAHTISTELNVFENFEPVIPEFYKNTPYVFLANIDPELQLKVLNSIKHPKLVVGDTMNFWIDKKRDALLETLKKIDILIVNDAEARDLSDESNLIKAAKKIRSFGPKSLIIKKGEHGALLFSNDSIFSAPAFPLESIYDPTGAGDTFAGGFIGYLARTGDLSDDNMRRAVIKGSTMASFCVENFTLNRMRNLTETEINARCRKLKELSHFENI